A region from the Anoplolepis gracilipes chromosome 2, ASM4749672v1, whole genome shotgun sequence genome encodes:
- the Atf-2 gene encoding cyclic AMP-dependent transcription factor ATF-2 isoform X1 — MTDTEKLFACSSSGCNMSFTNEDQLIVHKKKHDMMLNLGNNTKSAGFVADQTPTPTRFFKNCEEVGLFQDLQVNPFEETFRRAVETGNTGTLTVPENFLQAGIADDTLHTPHIFPYISDVLPASSQILSEDHVEDCPTTVSLIDKSTEEGNAIKSDECIKISTNETQELTKNANVTSVKNNTLIPNIIVSDTNTPIAPKLPSTQLLSHLSINGEEVQLLLKTADGKLMQLSATPVSESSNVTNVSAKQQTVVIKTEPALRCVMKSESKKTMISRLSLAKMKLKQTLSKNAQNQKATEESAKMDATAISTKENVKTVDQLKKKDILERNRASSMRARAKRKAWIQDLQRTVTNVNETNAALQMEVKALRSEVAKLKTLLLAHKDCPITKAMQKGNGIILGPKIISINNPDALTVPISANSIPVKRTVSYTETPNIPAKKQTLSITKNPVIFPKVDCGTANLALPNATIIKSLPALKIVGVNQFLPEKPEETKQILIVQNQPRKLCETRQVIQINPNYEVEHAASKSTGT, encoded by the exons ATGACTGATACAGAGAAACTTTTTGCTTGTTCCTCATCAGGATGCAATATG aGTTTTACAAATGAGGATCAATTAATAGTTCACAAAAAGAAGCATGATATGATGCTTAATCTTGGCAATAATACCAAAAGCGCTGGGTTTGTTG caGACCAAACTCCAACACCGACGAGGTTCTTCAAAAACTGTGAGGAAGTTGGTTTATTTCAAGATCTGCAAGTCAATCCATTTGAAGAGACATTTCGAAGAGCTGTTGAGACTGGAAACACAGGCACACTTACAGTACCAGAG AATTTTTTACAGGCTGGAATTGCAGATGATACACTGCATACTCCGCATATTTTTCCTTATATATCAGATGTCTTGCCTGCGAGTAGTCAAATCCTTTCTGAAGATCATGTTGAAGATTGCCCTACAACTGTGTCTCTTATCGATAAAAGTACAGAGGAGGGTAATGCTATAAAGTCGGACGAATGTATCAAAATAAGTACAAACGAGACGCAGGAATTGACGAAAAATGCAAACGTTACatctgtgaaaaataatactcTTATACCAAACATCATTGTCTCGGATACAAATACACCCATAGCGCCTAAACTTCCGTCGACACAACTTTTGTCACATTT gTCCATCAATGGCGAGGAGGTACAACTGCTACTGAAAACGGCGGATGGTAAATTGATGCAATTGTCTGCGACACCGGTGTCCGAGTCTTCCAATGTGACCAACGTTAGCGCCAAACAGCAAACTGTCGTTATCAAAACCGAACCGGCTCTGCGATGCGTAATGAAATCGGAATCCAAGAAAACTATGATTTCCAGATTATCCTTGGCGAAAATG AAGCTGAAACAAACCTTATCTAAGAACGCACAAAATCAAAAAGCGACAGAAGAAAGTGCGAAAATGGACGCAACCGCTATATCGACGAAAGAAAATGTCAAGACAGTTGATCAgcttaaaaagaaagatattctcGAACGCAATCGTGCCAGTTCTATGCGTGCGCGGGCTAAAAGGAAGGCGTGGATTCAAGACCTCCAGAGAACAGTTACTAACGTGAATGAGACAAATGCAGCCTTGCAAATGGAAGTGAAGGCTCTACGCTCGGAAGTGGCGAAGCTGAAGACTCTTTTACTGGCGCACAAAGATTGTCCGATTACAAAAGCGATGCAGAAAG gaAACGGGATAATTCTTGGacctaaaataatatcaattaataatccaGATGCGTTGACCGTGCCAATATCGGCCAATAGTATTCCCGTGAAACGAACAGTCTCCTACACGGAAACCCCAAATATACCAGCGAAGAAACAGACTCTGTCAATCACAAAGAATCCAGTGATCTTCCCGAAAGTGGATTGCGGCACTGCAAATCTCGCACTTCCAAACGCAACGATCATAAAAAGTTTGCCGGCATTGAAGATTGTGGGAGTTAATCAGTTTTTGCCGGAGAAACCCGAAGAAACGAAGCAAATACTTATCGTGCAAAATCAACCAAGAAAATTGTGCGAGACTAGGCAGGTCATTCAGATTAATCCAAATTACGAGGTGGAACACGCGGCATCTAAAAGTACGGGAACGTAA
- the Atf-2 gene encoding cyclic AMP-dependent transcription factor ATF-2 isoform X2: MTDTEKLFACSSSGCNMSFTNEDQLIVHKKKHDMMLNLGNNTKSAGFVADQTPTPTRFFKNCEEVGLFQDLQVNPFEETFRRAVETGNTGTLTVPEAGIADDTLHTPHIFPYISDVLPASSQILSEDHVEDCPTTVSLIDKSTEEGNAIKSDECIKISTNETQELTKNANVTSVKNNTLIPNIIVSDTNTPIAPKLPSTQLLSHLSINGEEVQLLLKTADGKLMQLSATPVSESSNVTNVSAKQQTVVIKTEPALRCVMKSESKKTMISRLSLAKMKLKQTLSKNAQNQKATEESAKMDATAISTKENVKTVDQLKKKDILERNRASSMRARAKRKAWIQDLQRTVTNVNETNAALQMEVKALRSEVAKLKTLLLAHKDCPITKAMQKGNGIILGPKIISINNPDALTVPISANSIPVKRTVSYTETPNIPAKKQTLSITKNPVIFPKVDCGTANLALPNATIIKSLPALKIVGVNQFLPEKPEETKQILIVQNQPRKLCETRQVIQINPNYEVEHAASKSTGT, encoded by the exons ATGACTGATACAGAGAAACTTTTTGCTTGTTCCTCATCAGGATGCAATATG aGTTTTACAAATGAGGATCAATTAATAGTTCACAAAAAGAAGCATGATATGATGCTTAATCTTGGCAATAATACCAAAAGCGCTGGGTTTGTTG caGACCAAACTCCAACACCGACGAGGTTCTTCAAAAACTGTGAGGAAGTTGGTTTATTTCAAGATCTGCAAGTCAATCCATTTGAAGAGACATTTCGAAGAGCTGTTGAGACTGGAAACACAGGCACACTTACAGTACCAGAG GCTGGAATTGCAGATGATACACTGCATACTCCGCATATTTTTCCTTATATATCAGATGTCTTGCCTGCGAGTAGTCAAATCCTTTCTGAAGATCATGTTGAAGATTGCCCTACAACTGTGTCTCTTATCGATAAAAGTACAGAGGAGGGTAATGCTATAAAGTCGGACGAATGTATCAAAATAAGTACAAACGAGACGCAGGAATTGACGAAAAATGCAAACGTTACatctgtgaaaaataatactcTTATACCAAACATCATTGTCTCGGATACAAATACACCCATAGCGCCTAAACTTCCGTCGACACAACTTTTGTCACATTT gTCCATCAATGGCGAGGAGGTACAACTGCTACTGAAAACGGCGGATGGTAAATTGATGCAATTGTCTGCGACACCGGTGTCCGAGTCTTCCAATGTGACCAACGTTAGCGCCAAACAGCAAACTGTCGTTATCAAAACCGAACCGGCTCTGCGATGCGTAATGAAATCGGAATCCAAGAAAACTATGATTTCCAGATTATCCTTGGCGAAAATG AAGCTGAAACAAACCTTATCTAAGAACGCACAAAATCAAAAAGCGACAGAAGAAAGTGCGAAAATGGACGCAACCGCTATATCGACGAAAGAAAATGTCAAGACAGTTGATCAgcttaaaaagaaagatattctcGAACGCAATCGTGCCAGTTCTATGCGTGCGCGGGCTAAAAGGAAGGCGTGGATTCAAGACCTCCAGAGAACAGTTACTAACGTGAATGAGACAAATGCAGCCTTGCAAATGGAAGTGAAGGCTCTACGCTCGGAAGTGGCGAAGCTGAAGACTCTTTTACTGGCGCACAAAGATTGTCCGATTACAAAAGCGATGCAGAAAG gaAACGGGATAATTCTTGGacctaaaataatatcaattaataatccaGATGCGTTGACCGTGCCAATATCGGCCAATAGTATTCCCGTGAAACGAACAGTCTCCTACACGGAAACCCCAAATATACCAGCGAAGAAACAGACTCTGTCAATCACAAAGAATCCAGTGATCTTCCCGAAAGTGGATTGCGGCACTGCAAATCTCGCACTTCCAAACGCAACGATCATAAAAAGTTTGCCGGCATTGAAGATTGTGGGAGTTAATCAGTTTTTGCCGGAGAAACCCGAAGAAACGAAGCAAATACTTATCGTGCAAAATCAACCAAGAAAATTGTGCGAGACTAGGCAGGTCATTCAGATTAATCCAAATTACGAGGTGGAACACGCGGCATCTAAAAGTACGGGAACGTAA
- the Atf-2 gene encoding cyclic AMP-dependent transcription factor ATF-2 isoform X3 — MTDTEKLFACSSSGCNMSFTNEDQLIVHKKKHDMMLNLGNNTKSAGFVADQTPTPTRFFKNCEEVGLFQDLQVNPFEETFRRAVETGNTGTLTVPENFLQAGIADDTLHTPHIFPYISDVLPASSQILSEDHVEDCPTTVSLIDKSTEEGNAIKSDECIKISTNETQELTKNANVTSVKNNTLIPNIIVSDTNTPIAPKLPSTQLLSHLSINGEEVQLLLKTADGKLMQLSATPVSESSNVTNVSAKQQTVVIKTEPALRCVMKSESKKTMISRLSLAKMNAQNQKATEESAKMDATAISTKENVKTVDQLKKKDILERNRASSMRARAKRKAWIQDLQRTVTNVNETNAALQMEVKALRSEVAKLKTLLLAHKDCPITKAMQKGNGIILGPKIISINNPDALTVPISANSIPVKRTVSYTETPNIPAKKQTLSITKNPVIFPKVDCGTANLALPNATIIKSLPALKIVGVNQFLPEKPEETKQILIVQNQPRKLCETRQVIQINPNYEVEHAASKSTGT; from the exons ATGACTGATACAGAGAAACTTTTTGCTTGTTCCTCATCAGGATGCAATATG aGTTTTACAAATGAGGATCAATTAATAGTTCACAAAAAGAAGCATGATATGATGCTTAATCTTGGCAATAATACCAAAAGCGCTGGGTTTGTTG caGACCAAACTCCAACACCGACGAGGTTCTTCAAAAACTGTGAGGAAGTTGGTTTATTTCAAGATCTGCAAGTCAATCCATTTGAAGAGACATTTCGAAGAGCTGTTGAGACTGGAAACACAGGCACACTTACAGTACCAGAG AATTTTTTACAGGCTGGAATTGCAGATGATACACTGCATACTCCGCATATTTTTCCTTATATATCAGATGTCTTGCCTGCGAGTAGTCAAATCCTTTCTGAAGATCATGTTGAAGATTGCCCTACAACTGTGTCTCTTATCGATAAAAGTACAGAGGAGGGTAATGCTATAAAGTCGGACGAATGTATCAAAATAAGTACAAACGAGACGCAGGAATTGACGAAAAATGCAAACGTTACatctgtgaaaaataatactcTTATACCAAACATCATTGTCTCGGATACAAATACACCCATAGCGCCTAAACTTCCGTCGACACAACTTTTGTCACATTT gTCCATCAATGGCGAGGAGGTACAACTGCTACTGAAAACGGCGGATGGTAAATTGATGCAATTGTCTGCGACACCGGTGTCCGAGTCTTCCAATGTGACCAACGTTAGCGCCAAACAGCAAACTGTCGTTATCAAAACCGAACCGGCTCTGCGATGCGTAATGAAATCGGAATCCAAGAAAACTATGATTTCCAGATTATCCTTGGCGAAAATG AACGCACAAAATCAAAAAGCGACAGAAGAAAGTGCGAAAATGGACGCAACCGCTATATCGACGAAAGAAAATGTCAAGACAGTTGATCAgcttaaaaagaaagatattctcGAACGCAATCGTGCCAGTTCTATGCGTGCGCGGGCTAAAAGGAAGGCGTGGATTCAAGACCTCCAGAGAACAGTTACTAACGTGAATGAGACAAATGCAGCCTTGCAAATGGAAGTGAAGGCTCTACGCTCGGAAGTGGCGAAGCTGAAGACTCTTTTACTGGCGCACAAAGATTGTCCGATTACAAAAGCGATGCAGAAAG gaAACGGGATAATTCTTGGacctaaaataatatcaattaataatccaGATGCGTTGACCGTGCCAATATCGGCCAATAGTATTCCCGTGAAACGAACAGTCTCCTACACGGAAACCCCAAATATACCAGCGAAGAAACAGACTCTGTCAATCACAAAGAATCCAGTGATCTTCCCGAAAGTGGATTGCGGCACTGCAAATCTCGCACTTCCAAACGCAACGATCATAAAAAGTTTGCCGGCATTGAAGATTGTGGGAGTTAATCAGTTTTTGCCGGAGAAACCCGAAGAAACGAAGCAAATACTTATCGTGCAAAATCAACCAAGAAAATTGTGCGAGACTAGGCAGGTCATTCAGATTAATCCAAATTACGAGGTGGAACACGCGGCATCTAAAAGTACGGGAACGTAA
- the Atf-2 gene encoding cyclic AMP-dependent transcription factor ATF-2 isoform X4, translating to MTDTEKLFACSSSGCNMSFTNEDQLIVHKKKHDMMLNLGNNTKSAGFVADQTPTPTRFFKNCEEVGLFQDLQVNPFEETFRRAVETGNTGTLTVPENFLQAGIADDTLHTPHIFPYISDVLPASSQILSEDHVEDCPTTVSLIDKSTEEGNAIKSDECIKISTNETQELTKNANVTSVKNNTLIPNIIVSDTNTPIAPKLPSTQLLSHLSINGEEVQLLLKTADGKLMQLSATPVSESSNVTNVSAKQQTVVIKTEPALRCVMKSESKKTMISRLSLAKMKLKQTLSKNAQNQKATEESAKMDATAISTKENVKTVDQLKKKDILERNRASSMRARAKRKAWIQDLQRTVTNVNETNAALQMEVKALRSEVAKLKTLLLAHKDCPITKAMQKDALTVPISANSIPVKRTVSYTETPNIPAKKQTLSITKNPVIFPKVDCGTANLALPNATIIKSLPALKIVGVNQFLPEKPEETKQILIVQNQPRKLCETRQVIQINPNYEVEHAASKSTGT from the exons ATGACTGATACAGAGAAACTTTTTGCTTGTTCCTCATCAGGATGCAATATG aGTTTTACAAATGAGGATCAATTAATAGTTCACAAAAAGAAGCATGATATGATGCTTAATCTTGGCAATAATACCAAAAGCGCTGGGTTTGTTG caGACCAAACTCCAACACCGACGAGGTTCTTCAAAAACTGTGAGGAAGTTGGTTTATTTCAAGATCTGCAAGTCAATCCATTTGAAGAGACATTTCGAAGAGCTGTTGAGACTGGAAACACAGGCACACTTACAGTACCAGAG AATTTTTTACAGGCTGGAATTGCAGATGATACACTGCATACTCCGCATATTTTTCCTTATATATCAGATGTCTTGCCTGCGAGTAGTCAAATCCTTTCTGAAGATCATGTTGAAGATTGCCCTACAACTGTGTCTCTTATCGATAAAAGTACAGAGGAGGGTAATGCTATAAAGTCGGACGAATGTATCAAAATAAGTACAAACGAGACGCAGGAATTGACGAAAAATGCAAACGTTACatctgtgaaaaataatactcTTATACCAAACATCATTGTCTCGGATACAAATACACCCATAGCGCCTAAACTTCCGTCGACACAACTTTTGTCACATTT gTCCATCAATGGCGAGGAGGTACAACTGCTACTGAAAACGGCGGATGGTAAATTGATGCAATTGTCTGCGACACCGGTGTCCGAGTCTTCCAATGTGACCAACGTTAGCGCCAAACAGCAAACTGTCGTTATCAAAACCGAACCGGCTCTGCGATGCGTAATGAAATCGGAATCCAAGAAAACTATGATTTCCAGATTATCCTTGGCGAAAATG AAGCTGAAACAAACCTTATCTAAGAACGCACAAAATCAAAAAGCGACAGAAGAAAGTGCGAAAATGGACGCAACCGCTATATCGACGAAAGAAAATGTCAAGACAGTTGATCAgcttaaaaagaaagatattctcGAACGCAATCGTGCCAGTTCTATGCGTGCGCGGGCTAAAAGGAAGGCGTGGATTCAAGACCTCCAGAGAACAGTTACTAACGTGAATGAGACAAATGCAGCCTTGCAAATGGAAGTGAAGGCTCTACGCTCGGAAGTGGCGAAGCTGAAGACTCTTTTACTGGCGCACAAAGATTGTCCGATTACAAAAGCGATGCAGAAAG ATGCGTTGACCGTGCCAATATCGGCCAATAGTATTCCCGTGAAACGAACAGTCTCCTACACGGAAACCCCAAATATACCAGCGAAGAAACAGACTCTGTCAATCACAAAGAATCCAGTGATCTTCCCGAAAGTGGATTGCGGCACTGCAAATCTCGCACTTCCAAACGCAACGATCATAAAAAGTTTGCCGGCATTGAAGATTGTGGGAGTTAATCAGTTTTTGCCGGAGAAACCCGAAGAAACGAAGCAAATACTTATCGTGCAAAATCAACCAAGAAAATTGTGCGAGACTAGGCAGGTCATTCAGATTAATCCAAATTACGAGGTGGAACACGCGGCATCTAAAAGTACGGGAACGTAA